In Felis catus isolate Fca126 chromosome A3, F.catus_Fca126_mat1.0, whole genome shotgun sequence, a single genomic region encodes these proteins:
- the LOC123384431 gene encoding uncharacterized protein LOC123384431, protein MRSRSATSPECQNSDCIGIWCLSLHGKTQAGKARCLVLLSLGVKQRRGGLPEHGRTCLWPCCPTTSVLPWRRSERKEGSRVSLCSRRLPENHLHDHPLCALQDPPGPSFSHLRLGRWLSHVLQACTGRANDWNLKESLCFHPGSHLQNILEFYSMMLPCTPLAGLVCGHPQSVFQGYELTGVLLPFRICFNEPSNEDENTTLAF, encoded by the exons ATGAGGTCCAGGTCTGCCACGAGCCCAGAGTGCCAGAATTCTGACTGTATAGGAATCTGGTGTCTGTCCCTACATGGCAAGACACAGGCTGGAAAAGCGAGGTGTCTGGTTCTACTGAGCCTTGGTGTAAAGCAGAGAAGAG GAGGTCTGCCGGAACACGGCCGCACCTGCCTGTGGCCGTGCTGTCCCACTACTTCTGTGCTGCCGTGGCGCAG GtctgaaaggaaagagggaagtcGTGTCTCTCTCTGCAGTAGGAGACTTCCCGAGAATCACCTGCACGACCATCCTCTCTGTGCTCTGCAGGACCCTCCTGGACCCTCCTTCTCCCACCTCAGGCTGGGAAGGTGGCTTTCCCATGTCCTTCAGGCATGCACAGGGAGAGCCAATGACTGGAACCTGAAAGAGTCTCTGTGCTTCCACCCAGGCTCACACCTGCAAAACATCCTTGAGTTCTATTCCATGATGCTACCCTGCACTCCGCTGGCAGGCCTGGTGTGTGGCCACCCCCAGTCCGTTTTTCAAGGATATGAGCTAACAGGAGTCCTGCTGCCCTTTAGG ATTTGTTTCAACGAACCTTCTAATGAGGACGAGAATACCACCCTAGCCTTTTAA